A single Limanda limanda chromosome 19, fLimLim1.1, whole genome shotgun sequence DNA region contains:
- the ndufv1 gene encoding NADH dehydrogenase [ubiquinone] flavoprotein 1, mitochondrial, which produces MLSLSRAVVSGVVRTPAAVSQAGVTAITRFNSTAQTAPKKTTFGPLADEDRIFTNLYGRHDWRLNGALKRGDWYKTKEILLNGVDWILNEIKVSGLRGRGGAGFPTGMKWSFMNKPSDGRPKYLVVNADEGEPGTCKDREIMRHDPHKLVEGCLIAGKAMGARAAYIYIRGEFYNESSNLQVAINEAYAAGLIGKNSCGSGYDFDVFVMRGAGAYICGEETALIESLEGKQGKPRLKPPFPADVGAFGCPTTVANVETVSVAPTICRRGGSWFLGFGRERNSGTKLFNISGHVNTPCTVEEEMSIPLKELIERHAGGVRGGWDNLLAVIPGGSSTPLIPKSVCEDVLMDFDGLVQAQTGLGTAALIVMDKSTDIIRAIARLIEFYKHESCGQCTPCREGVDWMNDMMWRFVKGDARQAEIDMIWEISKQIEGHTICALGDGAAWPVQGLIRHFRPVMENRISEFQQQARA; this is translated from the exons ATGTTGTCCCTCTCTCGAGCTGTGGTGAGCGGGGTGGTCCGAACCCCAGCTGCTGTCAGTCAAGCTGGAGTGACTGCCATCACCCGGTTCAACAGCACAGCACAG ACTGctccaaagaaaacaacatttggcCCGCTGGCTGATGAGGACAGAATTTTCACAAACCTGTACGGCCGTCATGACTGGAG GCTGAACGGGGCTTTGAAGCGCGGTGACTGGTACAAAACTAAGGAGATTCTTCTCAACGGAGTCGACTGGATCCTCAATGAGATCAAGGTCTCCGGCCTGCGTGGGAGAGGTGGAGCCGGTTTCCCTACAGGCATGAAATGGAGCTTCATGAACAAACCCAGCGATGGCAG GCCAAAGTATCTGGTGGTGAACGCAGATGAGGGTGAGCCTGGCACCTGTAAGGACAGAGAGATCATGAGGCACGACCCAcacaagctggtggagggcTGTCTGATCGCTGGAAAGGCCATGGGGGCACGTGCTGCTTATATTTATATTAGAGGAGAGTTCTACAACGAGTCATCAAACCTGCAG GTTGCTATCAATGAGGCCTATGCCGCTGGGCTGATTGGAAAGAATTCCTGCGGCTCTGGTTATGACTTCGATGTGTTTGTGATGCGTGGTGCTGGAGCGTATATCTGCGGAGAGGAGACCGCTCTTATTGAATCCCTGGAGGGAAAGCAAGGGAAGCCCCGCCTGAAGCCTCCATTTCCTGCTGACGTGG GGGCGTTTGGTTGCCCTACAACGGTTGCCAATGTGGAGACGGTATCCGTGGCACCCACCATCTGTCGCCGTGGAGGCTCTTGGTTTCTAGGCTttggcagagagagaaactcgGGCACCAAGCTCTTCAACATCTCCGGCCATGTGAACACCCCCTgcactgtggaggaggagatgtctATCCCTCTGAAAGAACTCATCGAGAGGCATGCAG GTGGAGTGCGTGGTGGGTGGGACAACCTTCTGGCTGTAATCCCCGGGGGCTCCTCAACTCCCCTCATCCCTAAAAGCGTGTGTGAAGACGTGCTGATGGACTTCGACGGCCTCGTCCAAGCTCAGACTGGGCTCGGCACAGCTGCCTTGATCGTCATGGACAAATCG ACTGACATTATCCGAGCCATCGCACGCCTGATTGAGTTCTACAAACATGAGAGCTGCGGCCAGTGCACGCCATGCAGAGAAG GAGTGGACTGGATGAACGATATGATGTGGCGTTTTGTAAAGGGAGATGCACGACAAGCTGAGATTGACATGATTTGGGAGATCAGTAAGCAGATTGAGGGTCACACCATCTGTGCCCTGGGAGATGGTGCAGCATGGCCAGTGCAG GGATTGATCAGACACTTCCGGCCTGTGATGGAAAACCGAATTTCTGAATTCCAGCAGCAGGCCAGGGCTTGA